AGACGCCGGCGACCTCCAGGAGATCGACCGGCAGCTCGCCCTGCTCGCTGCGGCAGGCACGGTCGTCGAGCCGCTCGGTCGCCGGGAGCTGCAGGCGACCGAGCCCGGGCTCGGTCGGGTGGCGGGCGGTGCCCTGCTGCCGGAGGACCACAGCGTCGACCCGCGGTCCGTCGTCGCCGCACTCCTCGCGCGGGTGCCGGTCACCCGTTCCTCCGTCGGCCTCCACGTCGCCGACCCGGCGTACGACGTGACGGTCGTGGCCACCGGATCCGACCTGCCCGAGCCCTTCGCGCACCTGGTCCGCCCCGTGCGCGGCGAGATCCTGCGCGTCCGCACCGACGACGCGCCCCGCCACGTCGTGCGCGGCCTCGTGCACGGGGAGCCGGTCTACGTCGTGCCCCGTGCGGGGTCGGACGAGGTCGTCATCGGGGCCACGTCGGAGGAGCACGACGGTCCGGCCGTGGTCACCGTCGAGGGTGTGCACCGCCTGCTCGACGCGGCCCGTCAGCTGCTGCCCTCGCTGGACCGCGCAGCGTTCGTCGAGGCGATCGCGCGCAACCGTCCCGGCACCCGCGACAACCTCCCGCTGGTCGGTCCCAGCGGGGTCGACGGTGTCGTCCTCGCCGCGGGCCACTACCGGCACGGCGTGCTCCTCGCGCCGCTCACCGCACGCCTCGTCGCCGACCAGCTCGAGACCGGAGCCGTCGACGTCGCGCTCGACCCGCGGCGTCCCGCACTCGAAGGAGCCCCCGCATGAACCTCACCGTCAACGGGTCACCGCGCGCCTGCGCCGACGCGGCCACCGTCGCATCCCTGGTGGCCGACGTGCTCGGCGGCCCCGTGCAGGGCAGCGCGGTCGCCGTCAACGGCGAGGTCGTGCCGCGCGCCGCCCACACGGCCACCCGCCTGAACGACGGCGACGTCGTCGAGATCGTCACGGCGGTGCAGGGTGGCTGACGCGCTGACCATCGCCGGCGTCGAGCTCGCCTCCCGCCTCTTCCTCGGCACCGGCGGCCTGCCGCGGCCGGCCCTGCTGGACCCCGTCCTCGCGGCGGCGCGACCGGGCCTCGTCACGGTCTCGATGCGGCGTGCCTCCGGCACGTCCGACGGTGGCCTGCTGGGGACGCTCGCGGCCCACGGCGTACGGCTGCTGCCCAACACCGCCGGCTGCCGGACCGCGCGGGAAGCCGTCCTCACGGCCGAGCTGGCCCGTGAGGCGCTCGAGACCGACTGGGTGAAGCTCGAGGTGATCGGGGACGAGGTCTCGCTGCTGCCCGACGCGATCGAGCTGCTCGACGCGGCCGAGCAGCTGGTGCGCCGCGGCTTCGTCGTCCTCCCGTACACGACCGACGACCCCGTCCTGGCCCGTCGCCTCGAGGACGCCGGCTGCGCGGCGGTCATGCCGCTGGGGTCGCCGATCGGCTCCGGCCTGGGCATCCTCAACCCCCACGCGATCGAGGCCGTCGTCGCCTCCGTGTCCGTGCCGGTCGTCCTCGATGCCGGCGTCGGCACTGCCTCCGACGCCGCCCTCGCCCTGGAGCTGGGCTGCTCGGCCGTGCTGGCGGCCACGGCGATCACCCGCGCCGACGACCCGGTGGCGATGGCCACGGCACTCCGGCTCGGGGTCGAGGCCGGCCACGCCGCGCGTGCCGCGGGCCGGATCCCCCGGCGGGCAGGCGCTCGGGCCTCTTCGCCGATGGCAGGGCTGATCTCGTGAACCTTCCCCGCCTGCTCCTGCTGACCGACCGCAGCCAGCTGCCGCTGGGTCGCTCGCTGGTCTCGGCCGTCGCGGACTGCGTCGACGCCGGGCTCACCCACGTGGTCGTGCGGGAGCTGGACGAGACGCCGCTGGCGCGCATGGCGCTGGTCGCCGCCCTGACCGAGGTCGGCGCGACGGTCATCTCCGCGCACGACGCGCTCCACGGCGCAGCCGGGGTGCACCTCCCGTCGAGCGCGGCCACGGTCGCGCCCCGCGACCTGCCGTGGGGCCGCTCGTGCCACTCCGCCACCGAGGTGCACGTCGCGGCCGCTGCCGGCGCGGCGTGGGCGACGCTCTCCCCGTTCGCCGCGACGGCCTCGAAGCCCGGCCGCCGGCCGATCGAGCGCGGGGAGTACGCCGTTGCTGCCACGGCCGGGATCCCGGTCTTCGCACTCGGTGGCATCACCCCGGAGAACGCCGTGGACGCGATCGCCTGCGGTGCCGACGGGCTCGCGGTCATGGGTGCGGTCATGCGCGCTGCCGACCCGGCCTCCGTCGTACGGGAGCTGCTGGACCTGCTCGAGGACGCGCCGTGGTGACCCCGCCGGTCGTCCTCACCGTCGCCGGTACGGACTCGGGCGGAGGGGCCGGCATCGCGGCCGACCTGGCGACCTTCGCTGCGCTCGGCGTGCACGGGACGTGCGTGGTCGCCGCGGTGACCGCCCAGGACACCACCGCGGTCCACGCCGTCCACGCGGTGCCGTTCGACGTGGTCGCTGCCCAGCTCGACGCGGTGATCGCCGACCTTCCTCCCGTCGTCGTGAAGACCGGCATGCTCGCCACGGCCGACGTCGCCCGGCTGGTGGCCCGCTGGTGTGCGGGGAGCCCATCCCGCCAGCTGGTCGTGGACCCGGTGCTGCGGGCCACCACCGGCGCTGCGCTGGCCGACGA
The sequence above is a segment of the Nocardioides jiangxiensis genome. Coding sequences within it:
- the thiO gene encoding glycine oxidase ThiO: MKVRVLGAGVIGLACAWELTRRGHTVEVVDPAPGAGASHAAAGMLCPAGELWHGEEDLWRLGRESAALWPAFASQLGVEVHRTGTLLAGADAGDLQEIDRQLALLAAAGTVVEPLGRRELQATEPGLGRVAGGALLPEDHSVDPRSVVAALLARVPVTRSSVGLHVADPAYDVTVVATGSDLPEPFAHLVRPVRGEILRVRTDDAPRHVVRGLVHGEPVYVVPRAGSDEVVIGATSEEHDGPAVVTVEGVHRLLDAARQLLPSLDRAAFVEAIARNRPGTRDNLPLVGPSGVDGVVLAAGHYRHGVLLAPLTARLVADQLETGAVDVALDPRRPALEGAPA
- a CDS encoding thiamine phosphate synthase encodes the protein MNLPRLLLLTDRSQLPLGRSLVSAVADCVDAGLTHVVVRELDETPLARMALVAALTEVGATVISAHDALHGAAGVHLPSSAATVAPRDLPWGRSCHSATEVHVAAAAGAAWATLSPFAATASKPGRRPIERGEYAVAATAGIPVFALGGITPENAVDAIACGADGLAVMGAVMRAADPASVVRELLDLLEDAPW
- the thiS gene encoding sulfur carrier protein ThiS; amino-acid sequence: MNLTVNGSPRACADAATVASLVADVLGGPVQGSAVAVNGEVVPRAAHTATRLNDGDVVEIVTAVQGG
- a CDS encoding thiazole synthase translates to MADALTIAGVELASRLFLGTGGLPRPALLDPVLAAARPGLVTVSMRRASGTSDGGLLGTLAAHGVRLLPNTAGCRTAREAVLTAELAREALETDWVKLEVIGDEVSLLPDAIELLDAAEQLVRRGFVVLPYTTDDPVLARRLEDAGCAAVMPLGSPIGSGLGILNPHAIEAVVASVSVPVVLDAGVGTASDAALALELGCSAVLAATAITRADDPVAMATALRLGVEAGHAARAAGRIPRRAGARASSPMAGLIS